TTTTTTATGTGGTGCTGGTTCAAGCATTGGGATAGGATATGCTGGAAGAGAAGCAAATGGGGTATTGTCTGAAGAACCGGAAAAATTTGGTACGATGCTTTTACTCGTTGCTTTACCAGGAACACAGGGTATTTATGGATTTTTAACTGGTTTTCTTGTGATGATGAAAATAGGAATTCTTGGTGGAAATATATCTGCTATTTCTTCTTCCACTGGACTTCAAATTTTAATTTCATGCCTACCCATTTCAATTTCAGGACTTGTATCTGCAATTCATCAGGGAAAGGTATGTGCTGCTGGAATTGCTGTTGCTTCAAAACATCC
The genomic region above belongs to bacterium and contains:
- a CDS encoding V-type ATP synthase subunit K, encoding MEIGLIYALIGGALAIFLCGAGSSIGIGYAGREANGVLSEEPEKFGTMLLLVALPGTQGIYGFLTGFLVMMKIGILGGNISAISSSTGLQILISCLPISISGLVSAIHQGKVCAAGIAVASKHPEASMKALVYGALVETYAVLGLVASIFLLMGVKV